Proteins from a single region of Gasterosteus aculeatus chromosome Y, fGasAcu3.hap1.1, whole genome shotgun sequence:
- the LOC120812503 gene encoding CCR4-NOT transcription complex subunit 2 isoform X1 produces the protein MFGARKKFVEFVEVVDNDFADESMYYSQSSMFPHRSDKDSSNVFLQMLSSPSPSSSSGQLSQLGASLYGPQSALGFSVRGIGNSTPQLNRNLTQGTQLPSHITPTTGVPTMSLHTPPSPSRGTLPMNTRNMLNHSQVGQGIGMSGRTNSMGSSGLGSPNRSSPSIICMPKQQPARQPFTINSMSGFGMNRNQGFGMNNSLSSNIFNGTDGSENVTGLDLSDFPALADRSRREGTGNPTPVLNPLAGRAPYVGMVTKPSTELTQDFSIHNEDFPALPGPNYKDPTLNNDDSKTNLNSTSKSTSNADGPKFPGDKTTTAQNNNQKKGIQVLPDGRVTNIPSGMVTDQFGMIGLLTFIRAAETDPGMVHLALGSDLTTLGLNLNSPENLYPKFASPWASSPCRPQDIDFHVPSEYLTNIHIRDKLAAIKLARYGEDLLFYLYYMNGGDLLQLLAAVELFNRDWRYHKEERVWITRAPGMEPTLKTNTYERGTYYFFDCLNWRKVAKEFHLEYDKLEERPHVPTTFNYNPAQQAF, from the exons ATGTTTGGTGCTAGAAAGAAATTTGTAGAGTTTGTCGAGGTAGTCGATAATGACTTCGCTGACGAAAGCATGTACTACAGCCAGTCGTCGATGTTCCCACATCGGTCGGACAAAGAT TCTtcaaatgttttccttcagaTGCTGTCGTCTCCCtcgccgtcgtcgtcgtcgggTCAGCTGTCGCAGCTCGGTGCAAGTTTGTACGGTCCGCAAA GTGCACTTGGCTTCTCGGTGAGGGGCATAGGGAACAGCACGCCGCAGTTAAATCGAAATCTAACACAAGGCACGCAGCTACCAAGTCATATCACCCCCACGACCGGGGTCCCCACCATGTCCCTCCACACCCCTCCGTCACCAAGCAG GGGGACGTTGCCGATGAACACGAGGAACATGTTGAACCACTCTCAGGTCGGTCAAGGCATTGGGATGAGTGGCAGGACCAATAGCATGGGCAGCTCGGGGCTCGGGAGTCCCAACCGCAGCTCGCCCAGTATCATCTGCATGCCCAAACAGCAGCCGGCACGCCAGCCGTTCACCATAAACAG CATGTCAGGCTTTGGTATGAATCGCAATCAGGGGTTTGGGATGAACAACTCGTTATCAAGCAACATCTTCAATGGCACAG ATGGGAGTGAAAATGTAACGGGACTGGATCTGTCAGACTTCCCTGCGTTAGCAGACAGGAGTCGGAGAGAAGGGACTGGAAACCCAACACCGGTGCTCAACCCACTGGCTGGACGGGCTCCTTATG ttgGCATGGTGACAAAGCCGTCGACGGAACTAACACAGGATTTCTCCATCCATAACGAGGACTTCCCTGCGCTGCCCGGGCCGAACTACAAGGACCCCACGTTGAACAACGACGACAGCAAAACC aacttgAACTCCACAAGCAAGAGCACATCCAATGCAGATGGGCCCAAGTTCCCCGGAGACAAGACGACCACAGCACAGAACAACAACCAGAAGAAAGGGATCCAGGTGTTGCCCGATG GTCGGGTGACGAACATCCCCTCAGGAATGGTGACGGACCAATTCGGCATGATTGGCCTGCTGACGTTTATCCGGGCAGCAGAGACCGATCCGGGGATGGTACATCTGGCGCTCGGAAGTGACCTCACAACGCTGGGACTCAACTTAAACTCACCGGA AAACCTGTACCCCAAGTTTGCCTCTCCTTGGGCCTCATCGCCATGTCGGCCTCAAGACATCG ACTTCCACGTTCCGTCTGAATACTTAACCAATATCCACATAAGGGACAAG TTGGCAGCAATTAAACTGGCACGATACGGTGAAGACCTGTTGTTCTACCTGTACTACATGAATGGGGGAGACCTGCTACAGCTTCTGGCGGCAGTAGAGCT TTTCAACCGGGACTGGAGGTATCATAAAGAAGAGCGGGTTTGGATAACGAGGGCGCCCGGCATGGAGCCCACGCTGAAGACCAACACCTACGAGCGGGGAACCTACTACTTTTTTGATTGTCTCAACTGGAGGAAAGTAGCCAAG GAATTCCACCTGGAGTACGATAAGCTTGAAGAGAGGCCTCACGTGCCAACGACATTCAACTACAACCCAGCGCAGCAGGCCTTCTAA
- the LOC120812503 gene encoding CCR4-NOT transcription complex subunit 2 isoform X3 has translation MFGARKKFVEFVEVVDNDFADESMYYSQSSMFPHRSDKDSSNVFLQMLSSPSPSSSSGQLSQLGASLYGPQSALGFSVRGIGNSTPQLNRNLTQGTQLPSHITPTTGVPTMSLHTPPSPSRGTLPMNTRNMLNHSQVGQGIGMSGRTNSMGSSGLGSPNRSSPSIICMPKQQPARQPFTINSMSGFGMNRNQGFGMNNSLSSNIFNGTVGMVTKPSTELTQDFSIHNEDFPALPGPNYKDPTLNNDDSKTNLNSTSKSTSNADGPKFPGDKTTTAQNNNQKKGIQVLPDGRVTNIPSGMVTDQFGMIGLLTFIRAAETDPGMVHLALGSDLTTLGLNLNSPENLYPKFASPWASSPCRPQDIDFHVPSEYLTNIHIRDKLAAIKLARYGEDLLFYLYYMNGGDLLQLLAAVELFNRDWRYHKEERVWITRAPGMEPTLKTNTYERGTYYFFDCLNWRKVAKEFHLEYDKLEERPHVPTTFNYNPAQQAF, from the exons ATGTTTGGTGCTAGAAAGAAATTTGTAGAGTTTGTCGAGGTAGTCGATAATGACTTCGCTGACGAAAGCATGTACTACAGCCAGTCGTCGATGTTCCCACATCGGTCGGACAAAGAT TCTtcaaatgttttccttcagaTGCTGTCGTCTCCCtcgccgtcgtcgtcgtcgggTCAGCTGTCGCAGCTCGGTGCAAGTTTGTACGGTCCGCAAA GTGCACTTGGCTTCTCGGTGAGGGGCATAGGGAACAGCACGCCGCAGTTAAATCGAAATCTAACACAAGGCACGCAGCTACCAAGTCATATCACCCCCACGACCGGGGTCCCCACCATGTCCCTCCACACCCCTCCGTCACCAAGCAG GGGGACGTTGCCGATGAACACGAGGAACATGTTGAACCACTCTCAGGTCGGTCAAGGCATTGGGATGAGTGGCAGGACCAATAGCATGGGCAGCTCGGGGCTCGGGAGTCCCAACCGCAGCTCGCCCAGTATCATCTGCATGCCCAAACAGCAGCCGGCACGCCAGCCGTTCACCATAAACAG CATGTCAGGCTTTGGTATGAATCGCAATCAGGGGTTTGGGATGAACAACTCGTTATCAAGCAACATCTTCAATGGCACAG ttgGCATGGTGACAAAGCCGTCGACGGAACTAACACAGGATTTCTCCATCCATAACGAGGACTTCCCTGCGCTGCCCGGGCCGAACTACAAGGACCCCACGTTGAACAACGACGACAGCAAAACC aacttgAACTCCACAAGCAAGAGCACATCCAATGCAGATGGGCCCAAGTTCCCCGGAGACAAGACGACCACAGCACAGAACAACAACCAGAAGAAAGGGATCCAGGTGTTGCCCGATG GTCGGGTGACGAACATCCCCTCAGGAATGGTGACGGACCAATTCGGCATGATTGGCCTGCTGACGTTTATCCGGGCAGCAGAGACCGATCCGGGGATGGTACATCTGGCGCTCGGAAGTGACCTCACAACGCTGGGACTCAACTTAAACTCACCGGA AAACCTGTACCCCAAGTTTGCCTCTCCTTGGGCCTCATCGCCATGTCGGCCTCAAGACATCG ACTTCCACGTTCCGTCTGAATACTTAACCAATATCCACATAAGGGACAAG TTGGCAGCAATTAAACTGGCACGATACGGTGAAGACCTGTTGTTCTACCTGTACTACATGAATGGGGGAGACCTGCTACAGCTTCTGGCGGCAGTAGAGCT TTTCAACCGGGACTGGAGGTATCATAAAGAAGAGCGGGTTTGGATAACGAGGGCGCCCGGCATGGAGCCCACGCTGAAGACCAACACCTACGAGCGGGGAACCTACTACTTTTTTGATTGTCTCAACTGGAGGAAAGTAGCCAAG GAATTCCACCTGGAGTACGATAAGCTTGAAGAGAGGCCTCACGTGCCAACGACATTCAACTACAACCCAGCGCAGCAGGCCTTCTAA
- the LOC144391365 gene encoding solute carrier family 66 member 2-like, which translates to MDAPVVAQEEAAANSWQLLSWIASCLMVFGGALSYVPQYQDIRRSGHADGFSIRVCLVLLVAKILCIFFWIGKQFELTLLLQSVVMIVTMFVILHLCCEVQNTNLVSTRQHRLSGEDLESIMERLNDTLRFKYYRNFGTELSAFLFVKEGPVVPAPKELSMEALKLLYSI; encoded by the exons ATGGATGCGCCCGTGGTCGCGCAGGAGGAGGCCGCGGCCAACTCGTGGCAGCTGCTGTCCTGGATAGCATCCTGCCTCATGGTGTTTGGTGGCGCGCTGTCCTACGTGCCACAGTACCAGGACATCCGGAGGAGCGGCCATGCCGACGGCTTCTCCATCCGGGTCtgcctggtgctgctggtggccaAAATCCTGTGCATCTTCTTCTG GATCGGGAAGCAGTTTGAGCTGACCCTGTTGCTGCAGAGCGTGGTGATGATTGTCACCATGTTCGTCATTCTCCACCTCTGCTGCGAGGTCCAGAACACCAACCTAGTGAGCACCAGGCAACACCGACTGTCAGGTGAGGATCTAGAATCCATCATGGAACGGCTGAATGATACGTTGCGATTTAAATATTATAGGAACTTTGGGACGGAATTATCTGCTTTCCTTTTCGTAAAGGAAGGTCCAGTAGTTCCTGCGCCGAAGGAGCTTAGTatggaagcattgaagctcctttatAGCATTTAG
- the LOC120812503 gene encoding CCR4-NOT transcription complex subunit 2 isoform X2 → MFGARKKFVEFVEVVDNDFADESMYYSQSSMFPHRSDKDMLSSPSPSSSSGQLSQLGASLYGPQSALGFSVRGIGNSTPQLNRNLTQGTQLPSHITPTTGVPTMSLHTPPSPSRGTLPMNTRNMLNHSQVGQGIGMSGRTNSMGSSGLGSPNRSSPSIICMPKQQPARQPFTINSMSGFGMNRNQGFGMNNSLSSNIFNGTDGSENVTGLDLSDFPALADRSRREGTGNPTPVLNPLAGRAPYVGMVTKPSTELTQDFSIHNEDFPALPGPNYKDPTLNNDDSKTNLNSTSKSTSNADGPKFPGDKTTTAQNNNQKKGIQVLPDGRVTNIPSGMVTDQFGMIGLLTFIRAAETDPGMVHLALGSDLTTLGLNLNSPENLYPKFASPWASSPCRPQDIDFHVPSEYLTNIHIRDKLAAIKLARYGEDLLFYLYYMNGGDLLQLLAAVELFNRDWRYHKEERVWITRAPGMEPTLKTNTYERGTYYFFDCLNWRKVAKEFHLEYDKLEERPHVPTTFNYNPAQQAF, encoded by the exons ATGTTTGGTGCTAGAAAGAAATTTGTAGAGTTTGTCGAGGTAGTCGATAATGACTTCGCTGACGAAAGCATGTACTACAGCCAGTCGTCGATGTTCCCACATCGGTCGGACAAAGAT aTGCTGTCGTCTCCCtcgccgtcgtcgtcgtcgggTCAGCTGTCGCAGCTCGGTGCAAGTTTGTACGGTCCGCAAA GTGCACTTGGCTTCTCGGTGAGGGGCATAGGGAACAGCACGCCGCAGTTAAATCGAAATCTAACACAAGGCACGCAGCTACCAAGTCATATCACCCCCACGACCGGGGTCCCCACCATGTCCCTCCACACCCCTCCGTCACCAAGCAG GGGGACGTTGCCGATGAACACGAGGAACATGTTGAACCACTCTCAGGTCGGTCAAGGCATTGGGATGAGTGGCAGGACCAATAGCATGGGCAGCTCGGGGCTCGGGAGTCCCAACCGCAGCTCGCCCAGTATCATCTGCATGCCCAAACAGCAGCCGGCACGCCAGCCGTTCACCATAAACAG CATGTCAGGCTTTGGTATGAATCGCAATCAGGGGTTTGGGATGAACAACTCGTTATCAAGCAACATCTTCAATGGCACAG ATGGGAGTGAAAATGTAACGGGACTGGATCTGTCAGACTTCCCTGCGTTAGCAGACAGGAGTCGGAGAGAAGGGACTGGAAACCCAACACCGGTGCTCAACCCACTGGCTGGACGGGCTCCTTATG ttgGCATGGTGACAAAGCCGTCGACGGAACTAACACAGGATTTCTCCATCCATAACGAGGACTTCCCTGCGCTGCCCGGGCCGAACTACAAGGACCCCACGTTGAACAACGACGACAGCAAAACC aacttgAACTCCACAAGCAAGAGCACATCCAATGCAGATGGGCCCAAGTTCCCCGGAGACAAGACGACCACAGCACAGAACAACAACCAGAAGAAAGGGATCCAGGTGTTGCCCGATG GTCGGGTGACGAACATCCCCTCAGGAATGGTGACGGACCAATTCGGCATGATTGGCCTGCTGACGTTTATCCGGGCAGCAGAGACCGATCCGGGGATGGTACATCTGGCGCTCGGAAGTGACCTCACAACGCTGGGACTCAACTTAAACTCACCGGA AAACCTGTACCCCAAGTTTGCCTCTCCTTGGGCCTCATCGCCATGTCGGCCTCAAGACATCG ACTTCCACGTTCCGTCTGAATACTTAACCAATATCCACATAAGGGACAAG TTGGCAGCAATTAAACTGGCACGATACGGTGAAGACCTGTTGTTCTACCTGTACTACATGAATGGGGGAGACCTGCTACAGCTTCTGGCGGCAGTAGAGCT TTTCAACCGGGACTGGAGGTATCATAAAGAAGAGCGGGTTTGGATAACGAGGGCGCCCGGCATGGAGCCCACGCTGAAGACCAACACCTACGAGCGGGGAACCTACTACTTTTTTGATTGTCTCAACTGGAGGAAAGTAGCCAAG GAATTCCACCTGGAGTACGATAAGCTTGAAGAGAGGCCTCACGTGCCAACGACATTCAACTACAACCCAGCGCAGCAGGCCTTCTAA
- the LOC120812503 gene encoding CCR4-NOT transcription complex subunit 2 isoform X4, with translation MFGARKKFVEFVEVVDNDFADESMYYSQSSMFPHRSDKDMLSSPSPSSSSGQLSQLGASLYGPQSALGFSVRGIGNSTPQLNRNLTQGTQLPSHITPTTGVPTMSLHTPPSPSRGTLPMNTRNMLNHSQVGQGIGMSGRTNSMGSSGLGSPNRSSPSIICMPKQQPARQPFTINSMSGFGMNRNQGFGMNNSLSSNIFNGTVGMVTKPSTELTQDFSIHNEDFPALPGPNYKDPTLNNDDSKTNLNSTSKSTSNADGPKFPGDKTTTAQNNNQKKGIQVLPDGRVTNIPSGMVTDQFGMIGLLTFIRAAETDPGMVHLALGSDLTTLGLNLNSPENLYPKFASPWASSPCRPQDIDFHVPSEYLTNIHIRDKLAAIKLARYGEDLLFYLYYMNGGDLLQLLAAVELFNRDWRYHKEERVWITRAPGMEPTLKTNTYERGTYYFFDCLNWRKVAKEFHLEYDKLEERPHVPTTFNYNPAQQAF, from the exons ATGTTTGGTGCTAGAAAGAAATTTGTAGAGTTTGTCGAGGTAGTCGATAATGACTTCGCTGACGAAAGCATGTACTACAGCCAGTCGTCGATGTTCCCACATCGGTCGGACAAAGAT aTGCTGTCGTCTCCCtcgccgtcgtcgtcgtcgggTCAGCTGTCGCAGCTCGGTGCAAGTTTGTACGGTCCGCAAA GTGCACTTGGCTTCTCGGTGAGGGGCATAGGGAACAGCACGCCGCAGTTAAATCGAAATCTAACACAAGGCACGCAGCTACCAAGTCATATCACCCCCACGACCGGGGTCCCCACCATGTCCCTCCACACCCCTCCGTCACCAAGCAG GGGGACGTTGCCGATGAACACGAGGAACATGTTGAACCACTCTCAGGTCGGTCAAGGCATTGGGATGAGTGGCAGGACCAATAGCATGGGCAGCTCGGGGCTCGGGAGTCCCAACCGCAGCTCGCCCAGTATCATCTGCATGCCCAAACAGCAGCCGGCACGCCAGCCGTTCACCATAAACAG CATGTCAGGCTTTGGTATGAATCGCAATCAGGGGTTTGGGATGAACAACTCGTTATCAAGCAACATCTTCAATGGCACAG ttgGCATGGTGACAAAGCCGTCGACGGAACTAACACAGGATTTCTCCATCCATAACGAGGACTTCCCTGCGCTGCCCGGGCCGAACTACAAGGACCCCACGTTGAACAACGACGACAGCAAAACC aacttgAACTCCACAAGCAAGAGCACATCCAATGCAGATGGGCCCAAGTTCCCCGGAGACAAGACGACCACAGCACAGAACAACAACCAGAAGAAAGGGATCCAGGTGTTGCCCGATG GTCGGGTGACGAACATCCCCTCAGGAATGGTGACGGACCAATTCGGCATGATTGGCCTGCTGACGTTTATCCGGGCAGCAGAGACCGATCCGGGGATGGTACATCTGGCGCTCGGAAGTGACCTCACAACGCTGGGACTCAACTTAAACTCACCGGA AAACCTGTACCCCAAGTTTGCCTCTCCTTGGGCCTCATCGCCATGTCGGCCTCAAGACATCG ACTTCCACGTTCCGTCTGAATACTTAACCAATATCCACATAAGGGACAAG TTGGCAGCAATTAAACTGGCACGATACGGTGAAGACCTGTTGTTCTACCTGTACTACATGAATGGGGGAGACCTGCTACAGCTTCTGGCGGCAGTAGAGCT TTTCAACCGGGACTGGAGGTATCATAAAGAAGAGCGGGTTTGGATAACGAGGGCGCCCGGCATGGAGCCCACGCTGAAGACCAACACCTACGAGCGGGGAACCTACTACTTTTTTGATTGTCTCAACTGGAGGAAAGTAGCCAAG GAATTCCACCTGGAGTACGATAAGCTTGAAGAGAGGCCTCACGTGCCAACGACATTCAACTACAACCCAGCGCAGCAGGCCTTCTAA